The Triticum aestivum cultivar Chinese Spring chromosome 4B, IWGSC CS RefSeq v2.1, whole genome shotgun sequence sequence GAATTCCGGTTTGTATCCCCTTATTTTGACATTTTTGACACTAATAACCCCATTTAGCGGGATTTCATCTCTTTTAGCCCATTTAACATGTCTTGCCACAATTTACCATGTTTAAAAATAAATTATGCATTCTGACCAGCTGGCATGCCACGTCGACAGTTTTTTCCTGCCTATTTTTCTCCCTACTCAATTCATTTAAGATTTGAAGTATTCTGATGGGACAACTATACTTGTAGCATCGCCCTTCGAAAAAAGATGAAGTGAACGGACAACTAGTAACTCAAATCCGGTAGGAAAGAAATGTATTACTTGTACATTACACCTGGCATGTGCATACAAGAGGCACAAATGCCGATTTATTATGGAGTTCAAGCAAAATACTAGTACTTTACAGAACAGGTGACAAGCAACCCCTGATAGAAGTCAAACATCATATTACCTGCCCACCAAAAAGGTGAGGACACAACTTTCCAAAATAAGCAACCACCCTGCTTCGGTTCCTTATTTAGCAAACCCTGGACGGTCACCCGGATTGATGTGCTCGAGTTCTATCGTTAGGCCTTGTAGTGGCGATGGGGAGGAGACCGTCTTCTACTTGCAGCAAAGCTTCCATCTGTAGTGTCTCACCAGGTGGTGCATCATCACCAATGTTTCCATCTTGGCAAACTCCATCCCGGGGCATATTCTGGGGCCGCCACCGAACGGGACGAAGGAGCACGGCGACGTCATGGATGACTGGCTCTGGAACCTGGATGGGTCGAACTTAGCTGGCTTGTGGAAGATACTTGGGTCCATGTGTGTCGCGATTGCCGTCCAAATCACCTGAATACACGCTAAGAGTTTGCATTAGCATTTTTCATGCAATTTGGTGTTGCTTTCTTtgtcaaaaagaagaagaaaaaaactaaaCTGGGCAAGATGCCAACAAGGACCTGCCAGCCTTTTGGGCTGTGGTAGCCGTCGAACTCGATGTCCTCGAGTGCTGTACTGGAGGTGCCGAAGACTGGGGGGTCGATGCGAAGTGTCTCCTGTGCAACTTGCCATGTGAACTTCATCTTTGAGAGGTCTTCCCAGGTGAGAGCCTCTCCCTCAGCCTTGTTCCTTGCAATTTTTTCATGCTCTGTACGTGTCCCGAAATTAACACACAACATGCATGCGTGACTGTCTGCAAAGCAAAAGAATGaaaaaaaagacagataatgtacaTGTAAAAAAGCATATATGATGGTGTGGCACTTACCTTGCACCATGGCGGCGCAACTCTCTTGGAGATGGTGGTCACCTCGGTGGAGGTCGTTGTGGTTACGGCGATAGCTCCGTCGGATGTGGCCGTTGACGCGGCGCGGGCTATCGCTCTGGATGAGGCGGCTGCGCCGAACCCCGTGGTGAAGGTCCGGGATCCTGGTGCTGACAAGGCGCCCAACAAAGCCGAAGGTGAAAGAGCTTGGTAGTTGGCGAGAAAGAAATAGAAGCTCACTTATTATCAATGTCGTGAACCGGGTCACTTCGTCGCGGATTGTACGACGGAGCTCTGTGACTTATGCATCAAACCAGTGCATGTATCTGGAGATTgccctctgttggaaatatgccctaaaggcaataatatttgtatcattatatttccatattcataattaagagtttttttgtttttgcgggggcataattaagagtttatatgtCATGCTATAAGtgctatgatcctagaatatgcgattcagtgggaAAATCATATGCACGTGTGAAGTGATAAGTGGATAAAAAgaaggttcctagtctcgcctctaagacttgCTCAAGTGTTGTGGTGATCacattttccggatcttaggatatcatcaAGTGTAATGatgatcctaaaacaacattgagattatgatgttagaagaacgatcatattgaatctacccaaacttgtttgttatgaattgagtgaATATCGTCTGCATTCAATTGTAATAACATAGAgggttagcatgtgttttagttcctcagacaATGAGAGTGTCTCGATCACTTCCTACCAGACAGTGGGCtttggtgatcataacgacaactttcaggcgCACCAGAAAATTTGACAAGTGACCGGAcaactcgagagtgggatttgctcctccgacgatggagagatattcttagggccctcttggtgtgatgacatccatcatcgtctggccagacacaggtgactatgtcacggggatgccggaacacgttaACGATAAAGAAGAGCAAAAACGGTAAACGGGAGAAACGATATAGAGAGCATGGTGATGACACAAGAGGATACCGATGCACGCctggttttgtaaagtatcgcgatGCAAAGGGAACATGGCATGATAACCAAagattcactcgaatatcattcgcgTAATCATTGGGACCGACatggatgtccatggttccgcTATCGCTTCATTGAACGAAGGGTTGTCTTAGTTGAGAAGCCAAAGCACCGATCCATAGAGATAACACCATAAGTCTCTGTCAAGAAGCACTACTATAAATTAAAAACTTAATCGTCAATCTCACTAGCTTTGTTAGTTGTAAGAAATAATAGATATAAAATTTGGTATAGTGTATTTTGTATTTGCAAAATAATTAATAAATGCATATATAAAATTGATTTGGAGATTTTCATTATAAGGGAATTGGACCGGGTTCATAGGTTCACTAATTGTATTTCTCATTAAGCGACACATAAATATAATTATGGACATGTGTAATTGATCAATGAAAACATCATGACAAATTATGACATAGGTTGAGATCATGTTATATAAGCATGCAGCACATTTGGGGGCTTTATGCAGTCATGTATGGACACAGTGCTATAGAATCTAGTAAATTTATTTCTATGGAACCAATGTCGAACGTAGGAAAAAAGTGAAGTGGATGAAAATCCCGTTGGAATTCTTCAAAAAGCTTTCAAATCTGATGAGGTCATAGATGAAGTTTTGCATCTCCGGTCCAAAGTTTTTGAGGCTTTCCGTATTCCGGTGACAATGAATGttaaacgacaacgacaacgacaacccaaTTATACAAGCAAGAATTAATGCTATAGCCGCCTGCAAGTTGACCTGTGGGCACATTATTCTTGTAAGTCAACACATTATTGCCCGTGAGACGCTAAAGAATAATTGGTCTGGTATAAACAAGGGGAGAATTAATAAATTTTTCGCGACTGTTATTATACTCCGTGCATGGGCGGCATGCTTTCGTATTGAAAGAAGCTCGTGGAGTCATCTCGTCGACTGGTTGTAGCTAGGATTCCTCTAAGGAATAATTTCACAAACGTAGCAGTAGTTGGCCTTTTGTAGTTTGTTAGTTGCGCTGCGTCTCATGTAATGTTTTTTTTTGCGTCTCATGTAATGTTAGGATAGGCTTAGCTCTACGATGATGGGTGGTGCCAGGTTTTTTGCCCGTTCATGTCTTGATTGTAGGCATGAGCAGTGGGTTTACTGTGCGGTTGCCCCGAACTCACTGCTCTCTCTTTCATGTCCCCTGTTTTTTGGTTACAGGAACTTTATATTTTCTTTATGCAAATTAATGTTGAAGAATCGATCGCTATTTTTTCCTTGGTAAAAACCCAGTTGGCCGTTTGCTTGTAAGTACGCACCCGCTGCAGCCAGATAACCTTTTGTAGTCTAATCATGTGGGTTTTGCATTGACTTTCAACAAACGCGACTAGGGCCAAGAAGGTCGGGAATGGACACACGCGGCACCAGCATGCTATATGCGTGAACCATGGCCGTCCAAGGGTTCNNNNNNNNNNNNNNNNNNNNNNNNNNNNNNNNNNNNNNNNNNNNNNNNNNNNNNNNNNNNNNNNNNNNNNNNNNNNNNNNNNNNNNNNNNNNNNNNNNNNNNNNNNNNNNNNNNNNNNNNNNNNNNNNNNNNNNNNNNNNNNNNNNNNNNNNNNNNNNNNNNNNNNNNNNNNNNNNNNNNNNNNNNNNNNNNNNNNNNNNNNNNNNNNNNNNNNNNNNNNNNNNNNNNNNNNNNNNNNNNNNNNNNNNNNNNNNNNNNNNNNNNNNNNNNNNNNNNNNNNNNNNNNNNNNNNNNNNNNNNNNNNNNNNNNNNNNNNNNNNNNNGGCTGTTGGTACTTGCGCCCGCGTCGGCCGCCGCGGCGAGTGGGCGGCACCTGCTACTGTTATTGTTGCTGGTACGACTACGGTATGAAGAAAGGCGCCTGCGGGACAGAGTGTCGCGACTGCTGGGAAGCAGGCGGCAACGGTGTGAGTCCGTCGTGCGAGGTCCCGCCGGTGAGTGCAGTATGAGTAGCCCGAGCATTCACCTGTTTCATCGGGTGTTCCTCCATGCTCAATTTCGCAACGATCTTGTGGAAGGTTGGCGAGGGCAGCAAGGTGAGGTTGGAAGCTATGTTGTCGAAGTTCTCGTTGAGGCCTGCGGTGATGGTGCCGAGGAGCAGATCATCAGAGCCACCTCGCCGATATCGCCCAACTCATTGGAGAGCATCTGCAGGCGCATGCAGTAATCATCGATAGCGAATCATTCTTATGCCACCCAAAAAAATCCCGTTGAAGAAAAACTAGGCACTGGAGCCGGTTATCGGTGAAGAGGCCATTGAGCTTTGTCCATACGGCATATCTGTCATCATCGTCGTGCACGACCGTGTAGAAGAGGTCCTTcgagatgatgaggtagaaccaaCAAATGAGAGTGGCGTCGATGGCCATCCACTCGGCATCCCCCTTCGCAAGATTGGAGTCGACGGAGCCGTCGATATGGTAATGGAGGTAGTACTCGTGGAAGACCAAGGAGAAATAGGTCTTCCTGGCGTAGTAGGTGGAGTTGGATTGATCTAGGCAAACTGGAACAGAATCAAAGATGTTGATGTCGCGGATATCTTGGGAGGGAGTGGGGTGGAGGCTGCCGTGAGAAGGTAGGCTTGATGGGTTAGGGCATCAGCGGCAAGGGGATCCCGCGGCTACGGGTAGGGTTTAGAGGAGGGGAAGGGAGGCAGCGGCGACGGTAAAAGGTGCGGCGGCTGCGAGGTGGAGGAAGGAATAAGGGGGTAGCGCACCGGTGGCTACGGGTGGGTGGAGGATGAGGACATCGGAGGGAGAGGGGGTGCGGCGACTAGGAAGGGGGAAGGTGGATGCGGCTAGAAAATTGGCGGCGGCGGCAAGAGGGCATTGGCGGAGGCCACGGGACGGAAGTTAGGGTTGGAATCAGGAGGTATCTAATACCAGGTTGGTGATGCAACTCCCGATGTATTGATTAGGTGCAAtcacacgtatatatgatgtaaaGAGGTGCACACGTCCTCATCTTTACAAGAAATATGAGACGTGACGGTTAGGAAACGTCCTAACAATATATGCGATATAAACATATTTAACAATCTAATCATGTGTGTTTTGCATTGACTATGAACTGACGTGCCTAGCTAGTGTAACAAGCAAAGAATATGCTGCACACCGTGCCATGAGCTTGACCAAGCTATATAGAATTGAAAGCCTTGGTTAATTACCTTAACAATGGTCTTTACGGTTCTCCTCCTGGAGACACGGGATTGCCGCCTTAATGTAAATATCTTAGAAATAGGCTACAAGTCATGGTGGCAAAACGTATACGGAGGACCCCGACGAGGAGAAGGTGTACCAGGTGCGGGATGAGGAGACCACGACGGAATTTCAGATTTTGATGTCACGGCAACATTTTCTAAAATGGTAGCTACGGCAACGTTTTCTGAGATTGCCGTCACGGCAATGTTTTTGAAACAGTTGCCATGGTAACAAAATATTGGCCGTCACGGTCGCATCAACTCAAGATTGAAGGCGATCATGGAGGACTTCCGGCGACCAGGGCTATACCATGTGTATTTATCTTATTAGAGTAGATTATGATTTATTATGATTGCAGCcactaattcatttttatttttgttgGACAAAGCGGATGGCAACCAAGATGTGGAGTGTTAGGCATATTTTACATGTCCGTTGATAAAAGATTCCAAAGCTAGAGATGATTGAGAGGGATTTCATTAGTTATTTTAATATAATGGATAAGATCAAGGAGTTGGGTTCCAACCCTTAGGACAACGTTTATTACCAGAAGAAGGTGGCCAACGGGAACTCCATGGTTGAGTTAACAAATGATGCAGGCATGATGAACATGCTATAGGAATTTGATGCTTATACGGAAATCAGTTTGCGTGTTTGATTGGGGGCGAGCAACGCAAACAAGAAGCTACGGGAGGCGAGTGTCGCGTGCAGCCAACTTTGGCATTGTGCGTTGGACGTGACGCAGACGACTGCCACCGGGCCGAGCCGGTCGGGAGATGTTGCGTGGCTCGGTTCAGCAGTGAGAAAAATAGGCAGGAAAAACCATTGACGTGGCATGCCAGTTGAACCTAACAATTATGACTGACCGGTCAGAATGCTCACAAAAATTTAAACAGGGTAAATTGTGTCAAAAAATTGTTAAATGGGGTAAAACGGATGAAATTTCCCCAAATAGGGTAATTAGTGTAAAAAATGCCAAAATAGGAGTTAAAAACATAATTCACTCTAGGTTTTATTACAAATCTACAACACTTTTTTCTTTCTGATTCTCATCTCTTTCAAAATGCAACTCACTAGCTCAGCAAAAAGTCGGCACATGGCCGTGGGCTCAAAAAGTGCAGCCATAGATGCAACACGCACACCACAGGGAACAACCGCACACAGGATAGATCAGGTAGGGTAAACCTCGCGTGCATTTTCTTTTTCCGAATCATACGCTGGTGATCTGCGCCCACGTGATGGTCAAATCGAAAGGCTGGCTACTTGGCTAGGCTATAGATAGACGGCTCGCAAGGCGGATGATGTTTCACTATTATCGCGTATTTTTTGACAAATCGGCACCCTTTGCACGACTTGAGGCACGTCTGGCCTTTGGGCAAAACTAATTTGAAATCTGGCCCAGGTCGACACCACGTATCATGGAGCCGAAGTTATACATGTCGGCGCCACACTACACGGAGCCGGCACGTACAAGTTCGGTGTGGTGCTACATGGTGCCGACCTCATATGGGCCCACAAAAACCCTAAAGGCTAGATTTGCTCGGCTCCACATAGCATGATGCCGAATTTGTACATCTCGGCGCCATGTAGTGTGGCGCTGACATGTACAATTTCGGCGTCATGCTATGTGGCGCCGACCCCAAGGGTCAGATTCCAAATTAGTTTTGCCCAAGGGACAGATGTGCCTCAAGTCGCTCAAAAGGGCCAAATTTGTGAAAAAAATACTATTATATTTTTTTTTTGAACACACTACAGaggcaagcgctcatatacacgcgcatacactcatccctatgaatgcaCGCACACCCTAtttctatgagcaccttcgaaagactgagccgacatatcatcttgaattttatgaagtcaccgtaggcacctcgtcgtcgacgggaacgtctccttccactgaatgcgcatcgctgaaaatcttgaaataaattcaggaataaatgcgagcacgaGGACTTGAACCTTGGTGAGCTGGGAATACCACAGTCCTTCTAACCATTCAACAACACATGTTGGTTCATTATCGCCCAGTTGATTTGTAGCATCGCCCTTCGAGAAAAGATGAAGTGAACGGACAACTAGTAACTCAAATCCGGTAGGAAAGAAATGTATTACTTGTACATTACACCTGGCATGCGCATACAAGATGCATAAATGCCGATTTATTATGGAGTTCAACCAAAATACTAGTACTTTACATAACAGGTGACAAGCAACCCCTGATAAAACTCAAACATCATATTACCTGCCCACCAAAAAGGCGAGGACACAACTTTCCAAAATAAGCAACCACCCTGCTTCGGTTCCTTATTTAGTAAACCCTGGACGGTCACCCGGATTGATGTGCTCGAGTTCTATCGGCAGGCCTTCCAGTGGTGACGGGAAGGAGACCCTCATGAAAGTCTTCCCCTTGCAGCAAAGCTTCCATCTGAAGTGTCCCACCAGGTGGTGCATCATCACCAATGTTTCCATCTTGGCAAACTCCATCCCAGGGCATATTCTGGGGCCGCCACCGAACGGGACGAAGGAGCATGGTGGCGTCACGGATGACTGGCTCTGGAACCTGGATGGGTCGAACTTCGCTGGCTCGTGGAAGATGCTCGGGTCCATGTGCGTCGCGATTGCCGTCCAAATCACCTGAATACACGCTAAGAGTTTGCATTAGCATTTTTCATGCAATTTGGTGTTGCTTTCTTTgtcgaaaagaagaagaaaaaaactaaaCTAGGCAAGTTGCCAGAATTAGCAAGGACCTGCCAGCCTTTTGGTATGTGGTAGCCATCGAACTCGATGTCCTCGAGTGCTGTACTAGAGGTGCCGAAGACAGGGGGGTTGATGCGAAGTGTCTCCTGTGCAACTTGCCATGTGAACTTCATCTTTGAGAGGTCTTCCCAGGTGAGAGCCTCTCCTTCAACCTTGTTCCTTGCAATTTCTTCATGCTCTGTACGTGTCCCGAAATTAACACACAACATGCATGCATGACTGTCCGCAAAGCaaaaaaatgaaaagagagagagagagagataatgtACAGATAAAAAAGCATACACGATGGTGTGGCACTTACCTTGCACCATGGCGGCGAGGGTAGCCGGATCATTGGCGAGGTGGCTGACCATGCACGTCATGAGAATGGAGGTGGTTTCATGGCTGGCAACCAGGGCGAACATGACGTTGTCGAGAATCTCCTCATTGGTTAGCAGCTGCTCGCCATGGTCGTCTGTCATGCTGAGCAGGCGGTTGATGAGGTCGCTATTCGGCGACGCCTTGCCCTGCCCTAGCTTAGCCTTCTTGTCACTTGTAATCACCTCGAGCAGCCGTCGTGCCCTTCGGCCGGCCTTGAGGCTCCGGCTGAACGTTGTGAAGGGAAGGTTGATCGGGATGGCAAAAACACCCTCGACCATGCGCCCAAAGTCACGGGTGAACGCGTCCCGCGTGGCACCCGTCTCAAGGCCGAAGAGTAGCGAGGAGGTGATGTCGAACGTTAACCCCCTCATGAGTGGCAGCACCGTGATGGTGGTGTGGCCTTGCCAGTGCTCCTCTAGGTGGCGCCTCACCTTGGCGTCAATCCTCCCAGTGTATCGCCTGAGCATGTCCGGCTTGAGGAACTCCATTAGCGCCCCACGGATGCGCCGGTGATCTTGGCCGTGCATGTCCACGATACTCTTCTCCCCGAAGATACGTTGGAAGGACCGGGGCGTCCCCATCCGCAGCCCGCTGGTAAAGAACATGAACTTGTTGGCCGCCGGGCCCGTCAGGAAAACCGTCGGCCTGCACAACACCGATGCCTTGGAAACCGGCCCGTACCTCTTGATCCGGTCATGTATCCACTCGTTGCCGCTGTTGGTGCGCGCGGCTCGGAAGACGCTGAAGGTCTGGCCAATCACCGGAAGTCCTAGGGAGCCAGGGGGCAGGTTGGCCGGACCCCAACATTTCCTGGCTCGGCTCAAGAGGTGGATGGCTATGGCCGAGGCCGTGACAACCAGTGCTACGACTTTGAGCAAATAATCCATCTCAAGAGGCCGAAAGGTGTGGTAGCAccggggggtcccgaccccctttTATCTATCCCTTCAGCGTCCATGAGACTGGTGCAGGAATCAAGTTTGTTTGACCGAGGCAACAGCGGTTCCTCTCGAGTCTCGACTAGGCCTGTGGTTTGCCTGGACAggcgatttttttttcaaaagtagCACGTTTTTTATAGCAATTTCAGAAACTAGCAGTGTCGATACGTTATTTGCAAAACTAGCGGCCCGTCGGTCAACGGTTGGCCGAAGTGGACCTTTTCGGCCTGCGGAAGCCCGAAGACACGTCTTCGGTTAAGCCAGGCCGAAGCGTGCGCGAACTGGGCCGAAGACGGGCCTCTTCGGCCAGCCAGAGACCGAAGATGGGCCTCTTCGGCCAGCCAGCGACCGAAGAGGTCTTCGGCTTACCAGTGGCCGAAGAGTAGCGGATAAGGCCCGAGCGGCATCTTCTTTCTCCTCTCGCTGTTCTTCCTCTGTCTCTCTCGTTCCTCTCTGTACATCGCCCCCCTCGCTGATCTCTTCGTTTCTCCACCTATTTTCGAATCCAAAGCACAGAAACGGTAGATCGTAGCCATCTCCATCGGCCTACGGTCATTTTTTCCCAATGGGATAGCTATTTGTGCGTACAAGTGAGGTGGAGTCATGATGGGGTGAGGAGGAGAGGCCATGGtgggctgaggaggaggaggcggtttgGCTGGTGAGGAGGAGGTGCAGCTTCGTGCCGCCGAGGGGGTGGCGTTGGTGGTGTCTGTTGGTGCAAGTTCTTCGTGAGGTGGCCACACGCGTCGAAGGTATAATCACGCGTCATATTTTATTAGTGTTAATTGGTTTGTGTTGGCATTTTAGCGGATAGTTAGTGTAGCCGGTAACAATTTTTTCATTGCGATTAATTAGAAGGTGGCAATGCCTGACATGTGAAAATGTCTGTATCAGTAAATTTGACTGTTTACTATGGCCCTGGTAATgttcgatataatgagttgggGGTTGATCTTAGCGAGTTTAAAAACGGCGTCATGACACTTTCAGACCCGGACAGAGTGGACATTAGACAGTTGAAGCACTGGTTGACTA is a genomic window containing:
- the LOC123089752 gene encoding taxadiene 5-alpha hydroxylase; amino-acid sequence: MDYLLKVVALVVTASAIAIHLLSRARKCWGPANLPPGSLGLPVIGQTFSVFRAARTNSGNEWIHDRIKRYGPVSKASVLCRPTVFLTGPAANKFMFFTSGLRMGTPRSFQRIFGEKSIVDMHGQDHRRIRGALMEFLKPDMLRRYTGRIDAKVRRHLEEHWQGHTTITVLPLMRGLTFDITSSLLFGLETGATRDAFTRDFGRMVEGVFAIPINLPFTTFSRSLKAGRRARRLLEVITSDKKAKLGQGKASPNSDLINRLLSMTDDHGEQLLTNEEILDNVMFALVASHETTSILMTCMVSHLANDPATLAAMVQEHEEIARNKVEGEALTWEDLSKMKFTWQVAQETLRINPPVFGTSSTALEDIEFDGYHIPKGWQVIWTAIATHMDPSIFHEPAKFDPSRFQSQSSVTPPCSFVPFGGGPRICPGMEFAKMETLVMMHHLVGHFRWKLCCKGKTFMRVSFPSPLEGLPIELEHINPGDRPGFTK